In Neospora caninum Liverpool complete genome, chromosome II, the following are encoded in one genomic region:
- a CDS encoding putative acetyltransferase domain-containing protein, whose protein sequence is MLLASGDALRQEGGIGCAPDSEERRGRGLRWFSFPGVRGARGKGADDAAVVSVAAAFFSAVSCLTKQGLTERRSAVETEEKRAAGEAKTDTRAGWGDCAIEGRGASSIAAEKASGETRAASLGEGLRAGGEGKGEGEANARKDAREDAPARGTRSGLGEGDSAERADFLREEASRAGGEQLGTARDAEREGEKEGQEEEQTTVQVRREADFSSASFPSCKDTVVVDDVVARLHDPAMKTLLDESNALSLRVFEQKCLEVTSKKKWRLRILTEAPSTPARRCLGFIVYRIDLTLQALQVGKIAVLEDCRGRGYGKKLVKGIIQVAKSNRGLTSINLSALKPGEEEIKVSGENGTAPCR, encoded by the exons ATGTTGCTTGCCTCGGGCGACGCGTTGCGGCAAGAGGGCGGCATCGGCTGCGCCCcagacagcgaagagcggCGGGGCAGGGGTCTTCGCTGGTTCAGCTTCCCGGGCGTGCGAGGGGCGAGGGGGAAAGGCGCCGACGATGCGGCTGTCGTTTCCGTTGcagccgccttcttctccgccgtctcctgtctgACCAAACAGGGACTGACGGAAAGGCGCTCGGCAGTtgaaacggaggagaaacgcgctgcaggagaggcgaaaacggacACCCGTGCAGGATGGGGAGACTGCGCGAtagaagggagaggcgcgtcgagcatcgcggcagagaaggcaagcGGCGAGACCCGAGCGGCCAGCCTGGGGGAGGGCCTAAGGGCggggggggaaggaaagggagagggagaagcgaacgcgaggaaggacgcgcgagaagacgctcCAGCGAGGGGTACGCGATCGGGATTAGGAGAAGGCGATTCGGCGGAGCGCGCAGATTTTTTGCGAGAGGAAGCCTCGCGAGCGGGCGGTGAACAGTTGGGAaccgcgcgagacgcggagagggagggagagaaggaaggccaagaagaggagcagaCGACTGTACAAGTCCGTAGAGAGGCCGAtttttcctccgcttcttttccctcgtgCAAAGACACGGTCGTAGTCGACGACGTCGTGGCGCGTTTGCACGATCCGGCAATGAAGACGCTGCTGGACGAGAGCAACGCTCTGTCGCTGCGCGTTTTTGAGCAAAAGTGTCTCGAAGTAACCTCGAAGAAGAAGTGGCGCCTCCGCATTTTGACCGAGGCCCCGTCAACTCCGGCTCGTCGATGCCTCGGGTTCATCGTGTATCGCATCGACTTgacgctgcaggcgctgcaggtGGGGAAGATCGCCGTTCTCGAAGACTGCCGAGGACGCGGTTACGGGAAGAAACTCGTGAAGGGAATCATCCAGGTTGCGAAAAGCAACAGGGGGTTGACCTCGATCAACCTGTCTGCCTTGAAGCCCG gtgaagaagaaataAAGGTATCTGGTGAAAACGGCACTGCGCCGTGTCGATAG
- a CDS encoding putative peptidase family M48 domain-containing protein, which yields MGLLTLPHWFSNVPWLHVYLGFSLSVECFEQYLNTRQLKRYDAPKPPAKLAHLVTEEEYAKSNAYNKDKMRFGIFSSLFQTSISLISTACFLGPYLWRLAGTLVGKNGNEYTQSLVDLALSAVIGECISTPFQLYGDFVVEEKHGFNKKTLALFFKDKLLSLGLTSLIGGPVAYAAIWLINVSVLTQLWGFSVATVIAMMFIYPNLIAPLFNKFEPLKDEELRGKICDLAKKLDFPLTKLYEMDNSKRSGHSNAYFYGFWWSKRIVLYDTLLHLPHDQILAILGHEMGHWKKNHTTKMMAVNFLQLFCTLYLFGLVMGSDALFDSFGYTDTRASVVGLKLFSNIFLPVNTLISLMMTIYSRKNEFEADAFACELGYSEPLKQGLVAIHAENKSCLDPDPWFSFWHYSHPPLLERLRAIEAIQEKEEKEN from the exons ATGGGGCTGCTGACGCTCCCTCACTGGTTTTCGAACGTGCCTTGGCTGCACGTGTATCTGgggttctccctctcggtcGAGTGCTTCGAGCAGTACTTGAACACTCGGCAGCTGAAAAGGTACGACGCCCCGAAACCGCCTGCGAAGCTGGCGCACCTCGTGACGGAGGAGGAGTACGCCAAAAGCAACGCGTACAACAAAGACAAGATGCGCTTCGGCAtcttctcgtcgcttttTCAGACGTCCATCTCGCTCATCTCCACTGCCTGCTTCCTCGGCCCGTACTTGTGGCGGCTGGCCGGAACGCTCGTCGGAAAGAATGGAAACGAATACACGCAGTCCCTCGTCGACCTCGCCCTCAGCGCGGTGATCGGCGAGTGTATCTCCACCCCCTTCCAGCTGTACGGGGACTTTGTCGTCGAGGAAAAACACGGCTTCAACAAAAAAACGCTCGCCCTCTTTTTCAAAGACAAACTCCTCAGCCTCGGCTTGACGAGTCTCATCGGCGGACCCGTCGCCTACGCCGCCATCTGGCTGATCAA TGTCTCCGTTCTGACGCAGCTCTGGGGCTTCTCGGTGGCAACGGTCATTGCGATGATGTTCATCTACCCGAATCTGATTGCGCCGCTCTTCAACAAATTCGAGCCTCTGAAGGACGAAGAGCTCCGAGGCAAAATCTGCGACTTG GCAAAGAAGCTGGATTTCCCCCTCACAAAATTGTACGAAATGGACAACTCCAAGCGCTCGGGACACAGCAACGCGTATTTCTACGGCTTCTGGTGGTCAAAGCGAATCGTTCTTTACGACACTCTCCTCCATCTGCCTCACGACCAAATCCTCGCAATTCTCG GTCACGAGATGGGACACTGGAAGAAGAACCACACAACAAAAATGATGGCCGTGAATTTCCTCCAGCTGTTCTGCACCCTTTACCTCTTTGGACTCGTCATGGGAAGCGACGCTCTCTTTGACAGCTTCGGCTACACAGACAcccgcgcctccgtcgtcgGCCTCAAACTCTTCAGCAACATCTTCCTGCCT GTGAACACCTTGATTTCGCTTATGATGACGATTTACTCCCGAAAAAACGAGTTCGAAGCGGATGCATTCGCCTGCGAACTGGGGTACTCGGAGCCTCTCAAGCAAGGCTTGGTCGCCATTCACGCCGAAAACAAATCGTGCCTTGACCCTGATCCCTG